GGCGCACCGTCTAGTGATACGCGGACCATGCAAGATACGGGCGGTATTGATAGGGAAGCCCTAGCTCTAGGGAAGCGAGGGCAACCCCCAGAATCCACAAATTAACGATATACAGCATAAACCAgatcacaacaacaacagatatattcggATGATGAAGTGAGGAGGTTTTCCATTCTAGGAGTGGAACGACCGCGACGAAGCCCATAGAAAAGAGCGGGAAAGCCAGAAAGTAAAGGAATTTGCAGCCAAGAGACAGGTTAAACGTGGCAGGCCTAACTTTAGACAGGCTGTCCAAAGTCTGTCGACAAATTAGACAATGAAGTTCGATAATTATCGGGAATTCAACTCAATGCTTTCAAGATCCTAACATTTTTCGCGTAACTTGATGTTCACTAGTTCTGTATGAGCACAAACTACGCAACAGTTGTATAGGAATAGTATGCACCCCATGGTCAATATAGAGAATTAAGTATGAAGATAACGAGACTGTAACATTGTCGTTGGTAACTTCCTCCTACTTACTTCCTCCTGTTTCTGAGCTATTGACAATCAACCGCAATTAGTGTTTCTTCCATTAGCCCATTGATGTGCGCTTTCTAAACGGCAACGCGGACAAAAACGCTCGTGTCTTGCGACCATTACTGTATTAAGCGAATACCTCCGTTACAATGGGAATGTTAAATCAATGCcgagtttatttatttatttttcaaaacGTGTTCGCCCAGCTAGTTCTCGTGAGAGTGCGCTATGGGTTCAATGGAAATGCGCGAAACAGTTATGGGGATGCGAATAGCATTTGAAAGGTCTGTGATGCTTGGATACCTGCTGTTGATTACGTCATGGACTTTGTATCTCACATTATGAAAAATACAATTATTTTTCTATGTGGCGTACTTGGGGAGATCTAAACCATTGAACGAACGTACTCGCCCAGCATTGCCATCAGAGCTCCGGCCATTCCCACtagcagccgtaagcacgtgacctcacTCGCGCTTTCTCATTGGCGGTGACGTCacagccgcatgagtttcggtaacTTGAGACGAAGTGTCGCAACCCTTATGTAACATGAACTTGAGCAACGCGTGGAGCTTGCTGTCTGTAGCCTTCGACCAAGGCTCGGAACCGACCTCAAGCCAAACCCGAAGCCTGAAAGAACGTTAGCTGAACCTAGAATACATTCTGCAAGTAGGGACTGCCGTCACACGGCGTCCGTCCATCCGAAGTAGCGTtgtcctgtaaagcgtgctttcactgtaCGGCATCAGTGTACGCAGAAGAAGCCGCCAAGCAAAACACGCGCACACGCAGCCCATGCCCGCTCGGAGTGAGACGTTACACGTTCGTCCTCACTGATGCGTCCCGACGCACAGGCATCCGTTCCGTTGGCACGCATCTGCAACGCAATGTAACGCAATGTAACGCAATGCGTTGACATGTTCTCACTGCGAAATTCTCTTCTTTCCCTCGCGTGTGAGTCGTTAAGGGGGCACTCAAGGGGACACTCAAGCGGAACAGATTCACCTTGCGGATTTAGATATGCCGTTACGTTGACACCAACAACAAAAGGAACAGGAATCGTCGGAAGGAACCATCATGAGTTGAGGCTCAAGTAACAGGCATTGATTATTTCTTCGAAATTATTTTTAAACTAGGAGAAATTATTAAACTTCGAAATGGcctgttaagactggccacaTAACACtacgctgcagtatttctcctgatGCGCCGTTGCAGCTCCGTATgcccaacggcgtatgtagttgacggactagatttcttttccttcttaagtcggACACgggagtgattttttttttcttttcaatagAAACTAAATTTTCCGAAGCCCAACAAGTGTTTTCACGCGCAAATTATGCACGCAATGCTGGAGCTGGAAGGCTCTCCTCGAGGTTACAGGCACGTGAcagtacaaaaaaagaaacatttgaCACTACAGAGTACCGCATTTCCGAAATAAATACCATTCGACCAACTCGAAGTAAATTCGACCCAACGCTTTGATGTCCAACATCCATCATTAACGTAAAAGGTTCCTTCCACGTCAATTATGCAGTCGCGCGTTAGTCCTTGTCGTTGCACACATGGCACATCCTGACACGGCATGATTAATGAAAACGAACAGTAGCGTGCACCACCAGACGCTGGCTCTGAGTGCGGACGCATATCTGCTGGTGTGTTAACCTGATTACATGAAGCAGAAAGACATCCGCTTGATGGATGGCATAACTATCGAACCTTTTGAACTTACAATATCAAACACGATCCTTTCAGTACGTGGTTGCGCAGACATATCAATCTTCCTCTTGTATCCCAGAGTACCCGCATATCACACAGAGAGGGCGAAACCAATATTTATATTTCGTTGCATCGCCGAGACATCCATACGTTCCGGATATTATTGACGAGGGGATCTGGTTGCCTGTCCTGTGTGGAAGGTGAGAGGCATGTAGCCAGCGGGATCCGataagctctctctctctctctctctccctcttctcTGCGACACccaagagagtgagagagaattCTTGTATCGCTAACCAAGCTTTGACGGGAAGATTGTGTTACTAGCTGTTATGCTGATTTTGTGACATAATGCACTTTGGTTGAAATATCGAAATCTTAGCGAACCTTGTCGGTTGACACCATATAGTTAATAAAAGATGGCGTATGAGGTTTGAGGACCCTCAAGCCAGTCACAGGCTCGGCTGACGTCTCCTAACAAATCCTTCTAACGCTCTGGGGCGGTAGATGGCGTAATATACACGAAACATTCATGTATCGATACCGGAAGTACTTTTCCAGTTCTAGTATTCTTCTGGGAGCTCCAACCGAAAATATATACCATCATGAATCCAAAACAAACCACATTGAACAATTTCTCGGGGCGTTAcgcgatgtaaaaaaaaaaaaaaattatggggAATCCTATGGGTGTTGTGCCCCATTAAtgccttaaaggagcactgactgaggtgacccccttttctttttcttttttcgtttttcgggGCGGAGTGTTCTCAAACGAcaaaaatgagttcctgcgaaaggaCGACGAGCGCGAGGGCTCCGTTCCTCACCACCTTTGAAAAAACCATTCCCTTCGTCAAAAGAGCTCTTCGCGGAAGGAgagaacgtcgtgacgtatgctactcccctcacgtgatcAGTGACATACAGCGGGACAGCGCCAGCAtatataagcggcgcgtgagctacgaataaaaaagaaagaaacaaggcgCGGCGCCTTCCCCActtcacgcgaggatcgtgtcggcgGGCCGCGGCTGCATTCtccgacattttttttttttttgtaaactcgattgcacagctataacgcaccgcagagcgaaaatagtTTGCAccgtgactcctggtggactaGCTTGAGAGATGACGCAGGACTCAGAGCGACGTTAactgtcacctcattgctcctcgcGATGGTCCCACCTGCAAATATAATGCTATGAGCGGCCCTTCATCTGTACCAAAAGGGTTATTGCACTTGCGCTACACTAGATAGGCACCTATAATGCATATTATATGCGCACGTGCCGTGTGCATATATCGCGGGTCGGATTATAGCTCGCAAAGTTAATGTAATCCACGTCGAGATACGCACACTGTAAGTGCGAGGCCAGCTTACTTTGGAATTAACAGGTAACACGGAACGCAAAACAGTGGGGGAGCTGAGAAAACAAGATATCGAAAATATTAATCGCGGTAATTAAGAGGTGCCAGAAACAACAAGATCTTTCACTGGAGCCGAGCAGCTAATTATCTCTGAGTTCGCGGTTCGCtagaggaagaaaagaaagcattacctgtcttctttttttttttttttttgcgccatGAAAGCTCACACcgacaaagagagagagagagagaaaggaagagCAAAGTTGCCATGTCACATTTTCGACGTAATCAGTATAGTCGGCGTCCATCAGTCTCTATCGCATTAGATCattgaaaaaaaacaaagaaagtgGTGTGGCGCGTCGCTAGACAATTTATCACACGAAAATTGACGTTGCGCCACGGACCGTATAATAGGTATTTCCAAGCAAAAACGAGCGCTAAATGCAACGGTGGGGACGAAGCTCAATGCCGCTCTGCAGCGTTTCTGCAGAAAACGACTCACATTGTaaaacaaattaaaaaaaaacgcaccAATAAGTAGGGCTTAACGCGTGCGGCATACGCGCAGCAGACATCGTGGTTTTTGTACTGCGAGAAGTTTCGGTATCGAAGGCATTTTACATGGAAAATTCTGTTAGACGAAGGCAACTGCTGGCTCGTAAACGGTCGTGTATTTGCAGTGGAGGCGCGAAACTATCGGAATTTTCAATATCGATAAATGTTTCTACCTGAAACAAAATATCTGCAAAAATATCCGTACATCGCTGTCCGTAAGAAAAACATCCACAGTGTATCGATATGTATGGATACTGTATCAATAAATAGTGATATACAATGTGTCTTTTTTATTCgatacagaatttttattttaaaatttgttgagcaaaatagatgccattatcgaagaaagtatgtaccTACAAGATCACTACCTACTAGATTACTATAGATGCTaactacctaaaattcattaattaccaCTGTAATTAGGGGAGTTCGCGTAAAAGCGAGGTAGCTGAACGgaagatattcctcgttgaaagccattccgtGTTTAACAAActcttaaacgcgcacgtgtgttgaaatatctatcgctaaatttcgctatgcaatcTTTATGAAAGAATGTTCGCATGGCCATATAACTAAAACGAcatatattttgctctgctagtttttttaagtaaaaattattattatgtaacgaataaaaaaaacacgctgTATACCGATATCAGTACGAAAAATATTGACGCTTTTCTACTATCTATCGATGTTCGAAAAAATATCAAAATATGGACACAATCcatacaccctgtatgtgtgctAATGTAGAGCATTAGGAAGAGGAAAATGTTCTTCTCCATTGGCGTTTTGCAGTTTTCCTGGTAGTCCAGGTTTTACACAGTGCAGGCGAATCGCCTCCGAATGTCCATACCCCAAAACATGAAGCAGATACGAGCATCATAAAACACGCTTTTCTCCTCCTATTTTTTCATTAattaattcattcattcattcattcattcattcattcaatcattcaatcattcattcattcattctttcaTTCAATCATTcaatcattcattcattcaatcaatcattcattcattcattcattcattcaatcaatcattcattcattcattcattcattcattcattcattcattcattcattcattcattcattcattcattcattcaatcaatcATTCAATCATTCAttaattcaatcaatcaatcaaacaaacaaacaaacgcttTTCTGTAATACACTGAAACGTAACACGAAGGCATAATTGTGTATCAAATGGCATTCTACGCATGTTAAGTACGGGTTGTGAGAATATTTCTTCAGATATGTTGGTGTCCGAACAATTCCGCAAATCTCCATGGAATGCAAAACACTGTCCACATTCCAATAACAGCCTGCCTTACCAGCAGCAGCAATTAGGAAACTACATCGCTACAAGAACAGAGATCGACCAAGGCAACCCACGGTGCATATACACTGTCTCCTCACCGGTTGTATCGGCGACATGTCCTTTCTATTTTCCCAAGATTTTCACTATATATGTTGCAGCACGGAATTATCGATCCAATACCCACAGCAGTTGAGCCGATGAATCACAAATTGGCATAACGGAAATCTGGGAGCTATTGACCTGTCCAAGGAAGATATATCAATACTGCCGATCGATTGCGAAAATTGGAGCGATGGTACCGAAGGAAGTCAGATCTAATATATTGTTCGAAACGAAGAGAATGCGGGAACAATATTGACTGACGAACAGTTCGTTCGCACTGTATATTGTTACGAATCTCGCAAAGATTCAAAGCTTTATCAACAAATCGATCAGCTGCTTCCAATCAGGTATACAATCTGGGACGTCCCATGTTATATGGGATTGCCGGTATTACGGAAGGAATTGCTGTTGTGATTTCTGGTGTCGGCTTTGTTGTCATACAGCTCGCAacacaaagaaaacacacaGCGTCGTTAAGAACGAATCTTCCCCATGTTTATGTAGGCGTGCATGCACCAttttcgaatcgaatatccggCTTATGTTTGCTCAGCCAAGCTCTCAAACAGGCTTTGCAGCAGGTGCCTTATGTGCTGTGTGAGATTGGATAGAACACGACGACTCAATTGTGTGTTCGTTAAATTTGCAGGTTCTGTTTAGATCTCTTCGATTTGGATCCACGAGCTGCCCTATAGTTCGGGAAAATTCCGCCATGGCGCCGCAAGCGTAGAAAGAGTTCAAGTACAGCTTCGACGGCTGCACTCCGCGGGGCACGatgtcggcaacaacaacaacaacaaaaaaaaaaaggaactcgAGTTTGTGTTTGAATGTAAAAGGGAAGGGAATTTTAAGCGAGTACGCAGGTTTGGCAGTCTTCACTCAATGCCACCGGTAACGTTCTGTTCCTCGTCCATGTCTTTCCTTCAGTAAGGGAATTCAAAATTTTTCCAAACGATATatgcacgccccccccccccccaacaaaaCGAAGACGAAACCATTGCACTACGTGAACTGGTGTATCGTGTATGGTTCAAAAAGTTCAAAACATCTGTGATTTGGTTTTTTGCTAACATATATGCGAGAACGTGGTATCCTGCATCAGTGAATGGAGCTCAATACTCTAACGAAGCGCACTCAATTGTTAAGGGCATCTAATCGTACATATGGTTTCATTTCCTCGAAAACAAGTCACAATGTTGTGACTTGCTGAATACACTTATCACTTACAGCTGAATACACTTATCGGCGAACTCGCATCGCACATTTATTAGCACTTCACATATTACGGAAACTGGGAAAAGTGCCTGGTTCAACAATCAGCTGACATGGGCACCAAAATTCCCATAATCTCCTATCACATTGCGCTAAAAAAAATCTAAAATGGAAGACATAAAATGCAGCGATTATTACGAAAGACGAAAATAGCGCAAACATGATAACGTGACGACGTGATATACATTGATAACATTCGTCTGTAACAGTGGGCACCCTTCGGCCTGCTAATGCGTCTTAACGCCACCACGCTTGACGTGCACCGGCCCTAGACTAGCGTCCTATCCAGTACTGCTTCAATCCGTGGCTCGTGTCTCATTTGCACCAACGTCTTCCACAGCAGCTTGTGCAGACTAAGCTTCCGCTTTCCGGAAAAGAGCGAGAAAATGAATTGTCCTTGCGCCGTTTCCAAGAGCCGATTTTCTGTGTTGGACATCAGGACCGAAATGTCTCGGTGTCCAATGCCGGTTTTCAACACCAGGTCGCCGGTTACGTATGCGTCGTCTATCGCGTGCATGGGCACATGAAATGCAGCTTTATACAACGGATACATCACCCAGGCCGGAAACAGGATTGCCCAGCCGTGACAGTGCGGGGGAAACGCCAGACTCGGGTATTCCCGCACGCTTAAATAATGTCTACTGTTCGGATTTCGTATGACGATGTTATGCTTGTACACTGAGCAGTGAATTGACATCTCCCGAACGTTCATGTAACGTCGTATGTATGTGCTCAAGACAGGAGGGTTCACAAAGACGTCGTCGTCGAGCTTGACAATTATCTGCGCCGTGGGGCAATTGAGAAGCGTCCACCGCATGCCATAGACGAACTTGTACGTGAGGTTCCGGTAGACGTCGACGAACGGCAATTGAACTATGTCTCCGTTTCGGTAGCCTTCCGCCGTTAAATTGATGTTGGGACGCGTTCCCACGAAGAATACGGCCGTCCAGTTGTAGAATGATGCTAAACTCAGATGTGCGATTGTCGAGCGGTAAAAGTCGCGTTTCTCTTTATGGTCAGGCGCCGTGTGGAAGAAGAACAGCGTCTCTACTCTTCCCAGCTTACAGAGTTGCTTCACACGGTGTCCGTCCGTATACCTGTTCTTGAAGACATCCAGTGGGAAAGGAAGATTGTTTGCAACCCAGTCCAGCTTGGTTTTCTGAATCAGAACCATCATCTGCTGTTCCCGACCAACCGCCCTGTTCGACGCTACATATCTGGTGTTACGGGTCATATTTGAATTCTTTCTAGGAATGACATTTCTTCCGTTGATTAAAGTGAGGTCCGAGAAGACGTTACTGGAAGCCGTGGATCTCCGAATCTCAACTTTCACTGGGCCTTTGGCTTCAGAAGTCGGATACGTATTGCTTTTCGTCGTCTTAGATGTGACCTCTTGAACGTTCGGGATGGCGTCCGGTGTCTGTGGTTTGAAGCGCTGTTGGCTGGGTACGGGCCCTGTGTCGGGAACAAAGCCGGAAGTGAAGGTGGCGTCGTAGAAGAGTAGGCAGGCCACGACTGAGGAGAAGAGCATGAGGGCCAGGAGGCTTTTACAGAGGCTGAGGTTGTCACACAGCAGAGAACATTCATCTCGGTCCTTCTGCCTTGGCCTGGTTGTCGAGTCGCCGGAGCGGAAATTTCTTTTCTAAAAATTATGAACGACTTCAATTACCGGCGTTATTGAAGAAGTGCGCTTCCGAGAAGGCAACAACACACTATCAAGTGGAACAAGAAGCAAATTAGATCGTAACAAAACATGAAATTGTAATAAATTGACGTCGAAGAGATAGACATCTAAATCTCAAATTTTTTTCGCAACATTTCAACAAATGTGATTTCAATAGAGCTCTGCCTGAGGTGTCTAACCTCACCAAAATTCAGCACGAAACCAGCAACCAAAACACGGATCCCGAGGAggtacacactcttaaaacgttCGTGTGTGTTACTACAGAGTTTATTCAATGCCCTCGCCACTCCAGGGGGCACTGGCATCGGAAAGGCGAAATCGCGGCCATGATGCAGGTCCCCTGAAGTTTAGTCCCGTTTTTCGTCCGCTGCCATATGCTATTGAGATGAGTATTAACGTTGGATACACGGATATTGCTTGGGTACGGTACAAATATTCACAGAGTACAACAACTCCGAAACACCAAATGTGGGTTTTTTGTTTCTATAATTAAACTCAAACTCATCCAAATGTGCGGTGAATGCGATGCGGGTGAAGGCCGGACAGCCAGACCCCGAGGATCTACGTTATGACGGCAACTGTGCAAGCGCGTCCCGTGTTCAAGAAGTCGGGGTGTTTCGACAAGGATGTCACATCCGGGATTATGGTTAGCTTATGTAACGTTTTATGAGGTAAATTCTGTTCAGGAGTGCTAGGTGAAACCCAGTATGAACTATAGCCCCGAATACATGTGGCGCGTTTTGAATTAGCAACAAAATTCGTCGCTCGCAGCCCGTTTTGCTGCGCAGGCTTATTGAGGCATCACATAATTTCGGGCGCATCAAATCTGGTCAAAGTGCACTAAACTCGTACCACAATGTGTACCGCAATAGCACATAAGCGacttttaaagattcgcactccgtCTGCAGCTAAGCAAGAATATGGTGGAGGAGCCTTTGTCAAGCCTGACTGACTTTTTGCTCCTCCTCCCTCCGTTAAggaaaaataaactgaaattgaaattgaaaatgaCGTAAGCCGGGCACACGACtggggagcgcagcgcaggtgaTTGTCTCCATGGtagtctgcttcgcgttcgcaccgcaatatGCTGTGTGAAAAgacctgattggccttgtcagAGTGACGTTTGCAGAGAGGGAAGTCCggaatgctctcaacatccgtcgtccgTTGTTGCCATTCGTTACATCGAGTGGCACAGAAACAACGCCACTGATTCCCTTCGGATTTCCGTCGTCATTATCGGCACTGGCACTGTGAAATGgcactgtagtttcggaatcgacagCGACGGatgatgcgatagtccctttaacgtaAATGAGTTAGCGAGtgccttgtattgccaactgtaggatggaacAAGTCTTACTTGCTTGTGGTACTTCATGAAAGCGAAGCAGCAGTCAAGCTGTAGTTATATTCGAAGGAGTACGGGTGATCCACGGATAGCAGAGGCAGCGTCGTACACTGCGTTCCGATGCAGCGCAATGGAACGATATTCGTGGGAacgattcttcttcttcttcgtcctcggAGCAGTGGCCGTTATCCACTAAGgtcgattggattggattggattggattgatgGAAAGGGTAGGCGTGGAGTTTCCTAACCACTAGCTATATAGCTATTAGCAACTAACTAACCCAACTAAGGAGGTTGAGGGTAGTTCTGACGAAGACGATCGTAGAGGCGACAGTTGAGAAGGAAGTCATCCACTGTTCCGTCCAGTCCACAGTGTGAGCACAATGGCGAATCGTGGACGCCAGCCCGATGCAGGTAGAAGTTTAGGGGCAGGGCTAGGCACCGGATGCACGTTAAGAATACTTCTATGTGGCGCGAGGAGCAGCATTCGGGCTGCCATGGAGATGACAGGTGGTCGTGTCTGGATCTGATGATTTGGGGAAGCGGTGGCAAGATATCGATGATGGGCCCAGTTAGAGAGATCTTCGCCAGGCTGTCAGCTGTTTCATTGAGCATGAGGCCCCTGTGTCCGGGGATTCACGTGAGCACGATTTCAGAGATGTGGGACGGAATAAGGGACGCAAGCGACTGCAGCAGTGGGTTAGACGGGTTCGCCAGGGACGTGATGACTGACAGGGAGTCCGATAGGAGCAACGTCTTGCAAGATCAGGCAGGGACAATCCGGGGAACCAGGGCTATAGCGAGGAATTCGCTCTTGAACACTGGGGTGTAGTCAGGAAGGCGGATGGGGAAGTGACCGTCGAGACGGGGAAAAACAAGGTCCACGCAGGGCGCGCTGACAAGAGACGGTCGCGTCAGTTGCTACAACCGGATGTTCGGGGAAGCGGTCAATGTGGCGAGCGAGGAGGACCTCAAGCTTGTTGCGGTCGGCGAAACTGGTACCGGGTTGAAAGACATCCTCAACCTTTACTGATGGTCAGGAGAGGGGCAGCAAGGCGGAGGGACGTTCGTCAGCGATACACCCAAAGGTT
This genomic stretch from Ornithodoros turicata isolate Travis chromosome 9, ASM3712646v1, whole genome shotgun sequence harbors:
- the LOC135367940 gene encoding uncharacterized protein LOC135367940, with product MKYHKQKRNFRSGDSTTRPRQKDRDECSLLCDNLSLCKSLLALMLFSSVVACLLFYDATFTSGFVPDTGPVPSQQRFKPQTPDAIPNVQEVTSKTTKSNTYPTSEAKGPVKVEIRRSTASSNVFSDLTLINGRNVIPRKNSNMTRNTRYVASNRAVGREQQMMVLIQKTKLDWVANNLPFPLDVFKNRYTDGHRVKQLCKLGRVETLFFFHTAPDHKEKRDFYRSTIAHLSLASFYNWTAVFFVGTRPNINLTAEGYRNGDIVQLPFVDVYRNLTYKFVYGMRWTLLNCPTAQIIVKLDDDVFVNPPVLSTYIRRYMNVREMSIHCSVYKHNIVIRNPNSRHYLSVREYPSLAFPPHCHGWAILFPAWVMYPLYKAAFHVPMHAIDDAYVTGDLVLKTGIGHRDISVLMSNTENRLLETAQGQFIFSLFSGKRKLSLHKLLWKTLVQMRHEPRIEAVLDRTLV